A single window of Methylobacterium nodulans ORS 2060 DNA harbors:
- a CDS encoding DUF721 domain-containing protein, with translation MARPKPLSELIERSLGPVFAAQGFASTDILASWPEIVGERLAGFCQPEKFEWPRRRAGRGPEARPAPGTLVVRVEGAFALELQHLAPLVIERINRHYGWACVGRLSLRQDRVGRGAKRAPPKPVLDPARRGEVASAVAGIGEEGLRDALDRLGVAVMTTARG, from the coding sequence ATGGCCCGCCCGAAGCCCTTGAGCGAACTCATCGAGCGGTCCCTCGGCCCGGTCTTCGCCGCGCAGGGCTTCGCCTCAACGGACATCCTGGCCTCCTGGCCCGAGATCGTGGGCGAGCGGCTCGCCGGGTTCTGCCAGCCGGAGAAGTTCGAGTGGCCGCGGCGGCGCGCCGGCCGTGGGCCTGAGGCGCGGCCCGCGCCCGGAACCCTGGTGGTGCGGGTGGAGGGTGCCTTCGCCCTCGAACTCCAGCACCTCGCGCCCCTCGTCATCGAGCGTATCAACCGCCATTACGGCTGGGCCTGCGTCGGCCGGCTCAGCCTGCGCCAGGACCGGGTCGGGCGCGGGGCCAAGCGGGCGCCGCCCAAGCCCGTCCTCGACCCCGCGCGTCGCGGCGAGGTGGCAAGCGCCGTGGCGGGCATCGGCGAGGAGGGCCTGCGGGACGCCCTCGACCGGCTCGGCGTGGCCGTGATGACGACGGCGCGCGGCTGA
- a CDS encoding DsbA family protein has protein sequence MITRRDALTLTGSALGAAVLLPGLSLRSLAQSPSVDALLQPGPLGDVWLGPADAKCTIIEYASMTCSHCAAFHKTTWPALKERWIDTNKVRFTLREFPLDPLATAAFMLARADNSARYYPITDLLFDQQPAWAFVQKPLDALEQMMRQAGFSREKFEATLKDQKLYDGINAVKERGMNVFKVSATPTFFINGQKFQGELSIEGMEKVIKPIVGA, from the coding sequence ATGATCACCCGGCGCGACGCATTGACGCTCACCGGATCGGCTCTCGGCGCGGCTGTCCTTCTGCCCGGCCTCTCCCTGCGGTCGCTCGCCCAGAGCCCGTCCGTGGATGCCCTGCTCCAGCCCGGCCCCCTCGGCGATGTCTGGCTCGGGCCGGCGGATGCCAAGTGCACAATCATCGAATACGCCTCGATGACCTGCTCGCATTGCGCCGCCTTCCACAAGACCACCTGGCCGGCGCTGAAGGAGCGCTGGATCGACACCAACAAGGTGCGCTTCACGCTGCGCGAGTTCCCGCTCGACCCGCTCGCCACCGCGGCCTTCATGCTGGCGCGGGCGGACAACTCGGCCCGCTACTACCCGATCACCGACCTGCTCTTCGACCAGCAGCCCGCCTGGGCCTTCGTGCAGAAGCCCCTCGACGCCCTGGAGCAGATGATGCGGCAGGCCGGCTTCTCCCGCGAAAAATTCGAGGCGACGCTCAAGGACCAGAAGCTCTACGACGGCATCAACGCGGTCAAGGAGCGCGGTATGAATGTATTCAAGGTCAGCGCCACGCCGACCTTCTTCATCAACGGCCAGAAATTCCAGGGCGAGCTGTCGATCGAGGGCATGGAGAAGGTGATCAAGCCGATCGTCGGAGCGTAA
- a CDS encoding chromosome segregation SMC family protein, whose translation MKLTRLRIVGFKTFVEPSEFLIEPGLTGIIGPNGCGKSNLVEALRWVMGENSHKSLRASGMDDVIFSGSGSRPGRSHAEVTLSLDNSARTAPAAFNGADVLEVMRRIDRGAGSTYRINGREVRARDVQLLFADAATGARSPAMVRQGQVAEMIAAKPQARRRILEDAAGIAGLHARRHEAELRLAAAEENLARVEDVLGAITAGVESLRRQAKAAQRYRALAAEIRRHEALLLLIAHAAARDEAMRAERAVAEALDRAAAAQAEQSAAATAQALAAASLPGLRRDEAEAAAALQRLTHAAASLEAQERRAAERLRDITRQIADLRRDATREAASRVDAQASLARLDEEAGALATDPEGFDSREAVEARAAAAEAELAAAEAALAAAQQEAAEQQARQAALVLRLRDERARADRLAADRARLARDRAALPAGAPGLATLRAAFAEAEATAEAAEEAAAAARESLMAARDAEASGRPALAAAEREAARLDTEARTLAKLVAPAAGTRFPSLLDALSVAPGYEAALAAALGDDLDAALDPAAPAHWAGAPDGPGDPALPAGAAPLASVVAGPDRVARRLRQVGIVSRTEAASLRTALHPGQRLVTREGDLHRWDGFTAAAEAPSPAARRLAERNRLEELRAEAALAREAAEAARGSFEGLQARAREAAAAETRSLDGARLARRALDAAREALAAAERQEAEAAARRTALAQAEARLAEEAEEAAARVEAAEEALAALPDAAASLAVLAAARQEAEARRQAAAEARAASLTLARAAEERRRRREAVAAEQVRWRERAARSEAALDELSERLAAAEEEQAELAEAPDGFVLERRRLAAATQEAEGTRRASADRLAAAEAGLAEADRRARDALDALSAAREGRAAAIAAHEALARRVAEVTRSIADTLDTNPEGLRPAAGLAPGEPLPAAAAVEARLAGLKADRERLGAVNLRAETELAEAEGRRDDLGRERDDLLEAIRRLRGAIASLNREGRERLLAAFTAVNGHFERLFTTLFGGGTAELTLVDSEDPLEAGLEVLARPPSKKPQTMTLLSGGEQALTATALIFAVFLTNPSPVCVLDEVDAPLDDANVERYCDLLGRMAQDTDTRFLVITHNPITMARMDRLFGVTMAERGVSQLVSVDLATAESLSEAV comes from the coding sequence ATGAAGCTCACCCGCCTGCGCATCGTCGGCTTCAAGACCTTCGTGGAGCCGAGCGAGTTCCTGATCGAGCCGGGGCTCACCGGCATCATCGGCCCGAACGGCTGCGGCAAGTCGAACCTCGTCGAGGCCCTGCGCTGGGTCATGGGCGAGAACTCGCACAAGAGCCTGCGCGCGTCCGGCATGGACGACGTGATCTTCTCCGGCTCGGGCAGCCGGCCGGGCCGCAGCCACGCCGAAGTCACCTTGAGCCTCGACAACAGCGCCCGGACCGCGCCAGCGGCCTTCAACGGCGCGGACGTCCTCGAAGTCATGCGCCGCATCGACCGGGGCGCCGGCTCGACCTATCGGATCAACGGCCGCGAGGTGCGCGCCCGCGACGTGCAGCTCCTCTTCGCGGATGCGGCCACCGGAGCGCGCTCCCCCGCCATGGTGCGCCAGGGGCAGGTGGCGGAGATGATCGCCGCCAAGCCGCAGGCGCGGCGCCGCATCCTGGAGGACGCGGCCGGGATCGCCGGGCTGCACGCCCGCCGCCACGAGGCGGAGCTGCGCTTGGCGGCAGCGGAGGAGAACCTCGCCCGGGTGGAGGACGTGCTCGGCGCGATCACGGCGGGCGTCGAATCCCTGCGCCGGCAGGCGAAGGCCGCCCAGCGCTACCGGGCGCTCGCGGCCGAGATCCGCCGCCACGAGGCGCTGCTCCTCCTCATCGCCCATGCGGCCGCGCGGGACGAGGCGATGCGCGCCGAGCGCGCCGTGGCCGAGGCCCTCGATCGCGCCGCCGCCGCCCAGGCCGAGCAGAGTGCCGCGGCGACCGCCCAGGCGCTGGCCGCCGCATCCCTGCCGGGCCTGCGCCGGGACGAGGCCGAGGCCGCCGCCGCCCTTCAGCGCCTGACCCATGCGGCGGCTTCCCTGGAGGCGCAGGAACGCCGGGCCGCCGAGCGCCTGCGGGACATCACCCGGCAGATCGCCGACCTGCGCCGCGACGCTACCCGCGAGGCCGCCTCCCGCGTCGACGCGCAGGCGAGCCTCGCCCGTCTCGATGAGGAGGCGGGCGCGCTCGCGACCGACCCGGAGGGCTTCGATTCCCGCGAGGCGGTGGAGGCCCGCGCCGCCGCGGCCGAGGCGGAACTCGCCGCGGCGGAGGCCGCGCTGGCGGCGGCCCAGCAGGAGGCGGCCGAGCAGCAGGCGCGGCAGGCCGCCCTGGTACTTCGCTTACGCGACGAGCGGGCGCGGGCCGACCGTCTGGCCGCGGATCGCGCCCGGCTCGCCCGCGACCGCGCAGCGCTCCCGGCCGGGGCGCCCGGCCTCGCGACGCTGCGGGCCGCCTTCGCCGAGGCGGAGGCGACGGCCGAGGCCGCCGAGGAGGCGGCGGCCGCCGCGCGAGAGAGCCTGATGGCGGCCCGCGACGCGGAGGCAAGCGGGCGTCCCGCCCTTGCGGCGGCCGAGCGCGAAGCGGCCCGGCTCGACACCGAGGCGCGCACCCTGGCCAAGCTCGTGGCGCCGGCGGCCGGTACCCGCTTCCCCTCCCTCCTCGATGCGCTCTCCGTCGCGCCGGGCTACGAGGCGGCGCTTGCCGCCGCCCTCGGCGACGACCTCGACGCCGCCCTCGACCCGGCCGCTCCCGCGCATTGGGCGGGAGCCCCGGACGGGCCCGGCGACCCCGCGCTTCCGGCCGGCGCCGCGCCGCTCGCCAGCGTCGTCGCGGGGCCGGATCGCGTCGCCCGGCGCCTGCGGCAGGTGGGCATCGTCTCCCGCACGGAGGCCGCCTCCCTCCGGACGGCCCTGCATCCGGGCCAGCGTCTCGTCACCCGCGAGGGCGACCTTCACCGCTGGGACGGCTTCACGGCGGCTGCCGAGGCGCCCTCGCCCGCCGCGCGCCGGCTCGCCGAGCGCAACCGGCTGGAGGAGCTCCGCGCGGAGGCGGCCCTGGCCCGGGAAGCGGCCGAGGCGGCGCGCGGGAGTTTCGAGGGGCTGCAGGCGCGGGCCCGCGAGGCCGCCGCCGCCGAGACGCGTTCCCTCGACGGCGCGCGGCTGGCCCGCCGGGCCCTCGACGCCGCGCGCGAGGCGCTCGCCGCGGCCGAGCGGCAGGAAGCCGAGGCGGCGGCCCGGCGCACGGCGCTCGCCCAGGCGGAGGCGCGCCTCGCCGAGGAGGCGGAAGAGGCCGCAGCGCGGGTCGAGGCGGCCGAGGAGGCCCTGGCGGCCCTTCCCGATGCTGCGGCGTCCCTGGCGGTGCTCGCCGCTGCGCGCCAGGAGGCCGAAGCCAGGCGGCAAGCGGCCGCCGAGGCCCGCGCCGCGAGCCTGACGCTCGCCCGCGCGGCCGAGGAGCGCCGCCGTCGGCGGGAGGCCGTCGCGGCCGAGCAGGTCCGCTGGCGCGAGCGCGCCGCGCGCTCTGAGGCGGCCCTCGACGAGCTGTCCGAGCGGCTGGCCGCCGCCGAGGAGGAACAGGCGGAGCTCGCGGAGGCGCCCGACGGCTTCGTGCTCGAACGCCGCCGCCTCGCGGCCGCGACGCAGGAGGCCGAGGGCACGCGGCGCGCTAGCGCCGACCGCCTCGCCGCGGCGGAGGCCGGTCTCGCCGAAGCGGACCGGCGCGCGCGGGATGCGCTCGATGCCTTGTCGGCCGCCCGCGAGGGCCGCGCCGCGGCCATCGCCGCCCACGAGGCCCTGGCGCGCCGGGTGGCGGAGGTCACCCGCAGCATCGCGGACACCCTCGACACGAACCCTGAGGGATTGCGGCCGGCGGCCGGACTCGCGCCGGGGGAGCCCCTGCCCGCCGCCGCCGCCGTCGAGGCGCGCCTGGCCGGCCTCAAGGCCGACCGGGAGCGGCTCGGCGCCGTGAACCTGCGGGCCGAGACCGAGCTCGCGGAGGCCGAGGGACGGCGCGACGACCTCGGGCGGGAGCGCGACGACCTCCTGGAGGCGATCCGGCGCCTGCGCGGCGCCATCGCCTCCCTCAACCGGGAGGGGCGCGAGCGGCTGCTTGCGGCCTTCACGGCCGTGAACGGGCATTTCGAGCGCCTGTTCACCACGCTTTTCGGCGGCGGCACCGCCGAGCTGACGCTGGTCGATTCCGAGGACCCGCTCGAGGCCGGCCTGGAGGTCCTGGCCCGGCCGCCCAGCAAGAAGCCCCAGACCATGACGCTCCTGTCGGGCGGCGAGCAGGCGCTGACCGCCACTGCCCTGATCTTCGCAGTGTTCCTGACCAACCCGTCACCGGTCTGCGTGCTCGACGAAGTCGACGCCCCCCTCGACGACGCGAATGTCGAGCGCTACTGCGATCTTCTCGGACGGATGGCGCAGGACACCGACACCCGCTTCCTGGTGATCACCCACAACCCGATCACCATGGCGCGGATGGACCGGCTGTTCGGGGTCACCATGGCCGAGAGAGGGGTGTCGCAGCTCGTCTCCGTCGACCTCGCCACCGCCGAGTCCCTCAGCGAGGCGGTGTGA
- a CDS encoding AtpZ/AtpI family protein, whose amino-acid sequence MTGTDPRDEGGMGREPAPDNDLSARLRRLEMQIDRKRHPAAPDPSSRSEVSNEPSPLGRALRLSTEFVSGVVAGGLLGWGCDRLLGTKPWGMIVLVILGFAAGIYNVMRVSGFFRPADTKKDQSGT is encoded by the coding sequence ATGACCGGCACCGACCCGCGGGACGAGGGCGGCATGGGCCGGGAGCCTGCCCCCGACAATGATCTCTCCGCGAGGCTCAGACGTCTCGAAATGCAGATCGACCGGAAGCGGCACCCCGCCGCTCCCGATCCTTCGTCGCGTTCCGAGGTGTCCAACGAACCCTCGCCGCTCGGCCGCGCGCTGCGTCTCTCGACGGAGTTCGTGTCCGGCGTGGTGGCGGGCGGTCTGCTCGGCTGGGGCTGCGACCGGCTCCTGGGCACCAAGCCCTGGGGCATGATCGTGCTCGTCATCCTGGGCTTCGCGGCCGGGATCTACAACGTGATGCGCGTGTCGGGATTTTTTCGGCCCGCGGACACGAAGAAAGACCAATCGGGGACTTGA
- a CDS encoding F0F1 ATP synthase subunit A — translation MAVKLDPIHQFELKPLVSFGHIGHQHIAFTQSALYMFAAVGVVALITIAATSRRSLVPGRMQSLAETFYEFIASTVHQSAGHGSERFVPFVFSLFMFVLILNLFGMIPYAFTVTSHIIITFMLALMVILTVVIYGFMAHGTHFLNLFVPPGVPGWLMPLIVVIEVVSFISRPISLSVRLFANMLAGHIALKIFAGFVPALLAAGAWGILSPLPLALSVAVTALEVLVAALQAYVFATLTSIYLSDALHPGH, via the coding sequence ATGGCCGTGAAGTTGGATCCGATCCACCAGTTCGAGCTGAAGCCGCTGGTTTCGTTCGGGCATATCGGCCACCAGCACATCGCCTTCACGCAGTCGGCGCTGTACATGTTCGCCGCGGTGGGCGTGGTCGCGCTCATCACCATCGCGGCCACGAGCCGCCGCTCCCTCGTGCCGGGGCGGATGCAGTCCCTGGCCGAGACCTTCTACGAGTTCATCGCCTCCACGGTGCACCAATCGGCCGGGCATGGCAGCGAGCGCTTCGTGCCGTTCGTGTTCTCGCTCTTCATGTTCGTCCTGATCCTCAACCTGTTCGGGATGATTCCCTATGCCTTCACGGTGACGAGCCACATCATCATCACCTTCATGCTGGCGCTGATGGTGATCCTGACCGTGGTGATCTACGGCTTCATGGCGCACGGCACGCATTTCCTGAACCTGTTCGTGCCCCCCGGCGTGCCCGGATGGCTGATGCCGCTGATCGTGGTGATCGAGGTGGTCTCGTTCATCTCGCGGCCGATCAGCCTCTCGGTCCGTCTCTTCGCCAACATGCTGGCCGGCCATATCGCGCTGAAGATCTTCGCGGGCTTCGTGCCGGCGCTCCTCGCCGCCGGCGCCTGGGGCATTCTCTCGCCGCTGCCGCTTGCCCTCTCGGTTGCCGTCACCGCCCTCGAGGTGCTGGTCGCGGCGCTGCAAGCCTACGTCTTCGCGACGCTGACCTCGATCTACCTCAGCGACGCGCTGCATCCCGGCCACTGA
- a CDS encoding F0F1 ATP synthase subunit C, which produces MDPVAAKYIGAGLACLGMAGAAVGLGNLFGQFFAGALRNPSAADSQRANLLLGFALTEALGIFSLLVALLLLFAV; this is translated from the coding sequence ATGGATCCCGTTGCTGCGAAGTACATCGGCGCCGGTCTCGCCTGCCTCGGCATGGCGGGCGCCGCCGTGGGCCTCGGCAACCTGTTCGGCCAGTTCTTCGCGGGCGCCCTGCGCAACCCCTCCGCGGCCGACAGCCAGCGCGCCAACCTGCTGCTCGGCTTCGCCCTGACGGAAGCGCTCGGCATCTTCTCGCTGCTCGTCGCGCTGCTGCTCCTGTTCGCGGTCTAA
- a CDS encoding F0F1 ATP synthase subunit B, with translation MAQPTPHAGLQEGLIHEPASEHGGGFPPFQSSTFAAQILWVAITFGLLYYLMSRVAIPRITGLLHERQMRLAGDLDEAARMKTDADAARESYARSLKEAQDKAKGIAQATRDSLAAEAETRRKSLEADLAAKLAESEAQIRSRTVSAMSNVREVAADAATAIVERLIGQTPDRAAVEAAYDRTQTVH, from the coding sequence ATGGCGCAGCCCACTCCCCATGCCGGCCTGCAGGAAGGCCTGATCCACGAGCCGGCCTCCGAGCACGGCGGCGGGTTCCCGCCCTTCCAGAGCAGCACCTTCGCGGCGCAGATCCTCTGGGTCGCCATCACCTTCGGGCTGCTCTATTATCTGATGTCCCGCGTCGCGATCCCGCGCATCACCGGGCTGCTGCACGAGCGGCAGATGCGGCTCGCCGGAGACCTCGACGAGGCCGCCCGCATGAAGACCGACGCGGATGCCGCCCGCGAATCCTACGCGCGCTCCCTGAAGGAGGCGCAGGACAAGGCCAAGGGCATCGCTCAGGCGACCCGCGACAGCCTCGCGGCCGAGGCCGAGACCCGCCGCAAGTCCCTGGAGGCGGACCTCGCCGCCAAGCTCGCCGAGTCGGAGGCGCAGATCCGCAGCCGCACCGTGAGCGCCATGAGCAATGTGCGCGAGGTCGCGGCCGACGCCGCCACCGCCATCGTCGAGCGGCTGATCGGCCAGACTCCCGACCGGGCCGCCGTCGAGGCAGCCTATGACCGCACGCAGACCGTGCACTGA